In Candidatus Roseilinea sp., one DNA window encodes the following:
- a CDS encoding elongation factor G has translation MKEYGTEKLRNVALLGHGSSGKTTFAEAMLFASGGATRMGKVEDGTTVSDYDEEEKRRKQSVSLSVIPIEWKDHKINLLDAPGYADFYGEVKSAVRVADLGLIFVDSVAGVEVGTELAMQAVDEAKIPRAVLVSRMDRENANFDAVLAQLHDAFHQDIVPLMLPVGSQQQFAGVIDLVTRKYLKGPKGEVADIPAEMVEAVEKARERLMEAAAEGEDDLIEKWFEVGTLTDEEFIRGLRSAVRKRTFVPVFCAAPAASIGIHAMLYSLVSYAPMPFDMGADPDDGQHGNVLYIFKTTADPFVGKVSYFRVIEGPVKGGDTRLVNTRTNEEERIATLFVQRGKEQIPVPLLHVGDIGTVTKLNSAQTGDTLCDRAHCVQLPAIEFPNPLFAVALHPKTKNDAAKISAALVRLCEEDPSLRHVNDPSTKETLLLGMGQAHIDVAIHRLHNKFGVDVETTIPKVSYRETIMKHGQSRYRHKKQTGGAGQFAEIEMAVEPSTPGAGYEFEWRVFGGAISSSFQASIEKGIKQVMESGVVAGYPVSDVKCIVLDGKEHPVDSKPIAFEIAARNVFREAFEQAGPVLLEPIYRFTIVVPEANAGDVMSSLKTKRAQIIGMDQRGNKTVITADAPLAEMQRYSTDLRSLTQGRGYYEMKFDHYAPVPPNIAQAIIAKHKSEVRPEEE, from the coding sequence ATGAAAGAATATGGAACTGAGAAGCTGCGCAACGTCGCATTGTTGGGACACGGTTCGAGCGGCAAGACGACGTTCGCAGAAGCGATGCTGTTCGCCAGCGGCGGCGCAACACGCATGGGCAAGGTCGAAGACGGCACGACCGTCTCGGACTACGACGAGGAAGAAAAGCGCCGCAAACAGTCCGTCAGCTTGAGCGTCATCCCGATCGAGTGGAAAGATCACAAGATCAACCTGCTCGATGCGCCGGGCTACGCCGACTTCTATGGCGAGGTGAAGAGTGCCGTGCGCGTGGCGGATCTCGGCTTGATCTTCGTAGATTCGGTAGCCGGCGTGGAAGTGGGCACTGAACTGGCGATGCAGGCGGTGGACGAGGCGAAGATCCCACGCGCGGTGCTCGTCAGCCGCATGGATCGCGAGAACGCCAACTTCGACGCGGTGCTGGCGCAACTGCACGATGCCTTCCACCAGGACATCGTACCGTTGATGTTGCCGGTTGGTAGCCAGCAGCAGTTCGCCGGCGTGATTGACCTGGTGACGCGTAAGTATCTGAAGGGGCCTAAGGGCGAAGTGGCCGACATCCCCGCGGAAATGGTCGAGGCGGTGGAGAAGGCACGCGAACGCTTAATGGAGGCAGCGGCCGAGGGCGAAGATGACTTGATCGAAAAGTGGTTCGAGGTCGGCACACTCACCGACGAGGAATTCATTCGCGGCCTGCGCAGCGCCGTTCGCAAACGCACGTTCGTCCCGGTATTCTGCGCCGCGCCCGCAGCAAGCATCGGCATCCACGCCATGCTGTATTCGCTGGTGAGCTATGCGCCAATGCCGTTCGATATGGGCGCCGATCCCGACGACGGCCAGCACGGCAACGTGCTCTACATCTTCAAGACCACCGCCGATCCGTTTGTAGGCAAAGTGAGCTACTTCCGAGTGATCGAAGGGCCGGTGAAGGGCGGTGATACGCGCCTGGTCAACACGCGGACGAATGAGGAGGAGCGCATCGCCACCCTGTTCGTGCAGCGCGGCAAGGAACAGATTCCCGTCCCTCTGTTGCATGTGGGCGACATCGGCACGGTGACCAAGCTGAACAGCGCACAAACCGGTGATACGTTGTGCGATCGGGCGCACTGCGTCCAACTGCCGGCTATCGAATTCCCCAACCCGCTGTTTGCCGTCGCGCTTCACCCGAAGACGAAGAACGACGCCGCCAAGATCAGCGCGGCACTCGTACGTCTATGCGAGGAAGATCCCAGCCTGCGTCACGTCAACGACCCGAGCACGAAGGAGACGCTGCTGCTGGGCATGGGACAAGCGCACATTGACGTGGCGATCCATCGCTTGCACAACAAATTCGGCGTGGATGTGGAGACCACCATCCCCAAGGTGAGTTACCGTGAGACGATCATGAAGCATGGCCAGTCGCGCTATCGCCACAAGAAGCAAACCGGCGGCGCCGGCCAGTTCGCCGAGATCGAGATGGCTGTGGAGCCGAGCACGCCGGGCGCTGGCTACGAGTTCGAGTGGCGGGTGTTCGGCGGGGCGATCAGCAGCTCGTTCCAGGCCAGCATCGAGAAGGGCATCAAGCAGGTGATGGAGTCCGGCGTCGTCGCCGGCTATCCGGTGAGCGACGTCAAGTGCATCGTGCTGGACGGCAAAGAGCACCCGGTGGACTCGAAGCCTATCGCGTTCGAGATCGCCGCACGCAACGTGTTCCGCGAGGCGTTCGAGCAGGCCGGCCCAGTGCTGCTGGAGCCGATCTATCGCTTCACCATCGTCGTGCCCGAAGCCAATGCCGGCGATGTGATGAGTAGCCTGAAGACCAAGCGCGCCCAGATCATCGGCATGGACCAGCGTGGCAACAAGACCGTGATCACCGCGGATGCGCCGCTGGCCGAGATGCAGCGCTACTCCACCGATCTACGCAGCCTCACACAAGGGCGCGGCTACTATGAGATGAAGTTTGACCATTACGCGCCCGTTCCTCCCAATATCGCTCAGGCGATCATCGCCAAGCACAAGTCCGAGGTGCGACCCGAAGAAGAATGA
- the lysS gene encoding lysine--tRNA ligase, whose translation MEFTEVERERLAKLEQLRASGIEPYPLRSQFVRQRVMAAEAVRRALASAQHHAGASANDAQEPEVAVMGRIVARRVMGKAAFLGVEDASGKIQFYARVGDDSLDADAFARFKELDLGDFIEAKGALFITKTGEPTLRVTDWRLLAKSISPLPIAKEEKQPDGSVVRYSAFSDPELRYRQRYVDLAVNPEVREIFVTRAKVIKAIREFLDSKGFLEVETPVLQPIYGGAAARPFITHHNQLDQDLYLRISFELYLKRLIVGNLERVYEIGRDFRNEGVSFKHNPEFTQLEFYAAYMDMYDVMDLAEEMLQYVARQVLPPEAEGKSQFRGHIINWLQPFKRIKLREAILEKTGVDYTRFPDRQSLADEVLRRRLLTPDVIRGKPWGKIVDSLIGDYVEKALIEPTFLYEYPRDISPFAKSIPGDPNTVERFEGFVGGMELCNAFSELNDPLEQRQRFLEEAVNAEEGEANPVDEDYVRALMYGMPVTGGFGMGIDRLVMMFTNRDSIREVLLFPALRQEERAAAH comes from the coding sequence ATGGAATTCACCGAAGTCGAACGCGAACGCCTGGCTAAACTGGAACAGCTCCGGGCGTCGGGCATCGAGCCTTATCCGCTTCGCTCCCAGTTTGTGCGCCAGCGCGTGATGGCCGCCGAGGCTGTCCGGCGCGCACTGGCATCGGCGCAACACCATGCCGGCGCGTCGGCCAACGACGCCCAGGAGCCTGAAGTCGCGGTGATGGGGCGCATCGTCGCCCGGCGCGTGATGGGCAAAGCCGCCTTCCTCGGCGTCGAAGATGCGAGCGGCAAGATCCAGTTCTACGCCCGCGTCGGCGATGATTCGCTCGACGCCGACGCGTTCGCCCGCTTCAAGGAACTCGACCTGGGCGACTTCATCGAGGCCAAGGGCGCGTTATTCATCACCAAGACCGGCGAACCCACCCTGCGCGTGACCGACTGGCGCTTGCTGGCCAAGTCCATCAGCCCGCTGCCGATCGCCAAAGAAGAGAAGCAACCCGACGGCTCGGTCGTGCGCTACAGCGCATTCAGCGATCCTGAGCTGCGCTACCGCCAGCGCTATGTGGATCTGGCGGTGAACCCCGAGGTGCGCGAGATCTTCGTGACGCGTGCCAAGGTGATCAAAGCGATTCGCGAGTTCTTGGACAGCAAGGGGTTCCTCGAGGTGGAGACGCCAGTGTTGCAGCCGATCTACGGCGGCGCCGCAGCCCGGCCGTTCATCACCCATCATAACCAGCTCGACCAAGACCTCTATCTGCGCATTTCGTTCGAGCTGTATCTCAAGCGGCTGATCGTCGGCAATCTAGAGCGCGTGTACGAGATCGGGCGCGACTTCCGTAACGAGGGCGTGAGCTTCAAGCACAACCCCGAGTTCACCCAACTGGAGTTCTACGCGGCCTACATGGACATGTACGATGTGATGGATCTGGCGGAGGAGATGCTCCAGTACGTCGCGCGCCAGGTGCTGCCGCCGGAAGCAGAGGGCAAGAGCCAGTTCCGCGGGCACATCATCAACTGGCTGCAGCCGTTCAAACGCATCAAGCTGCGCGAGGCGATCCTCGAGAAGACCGGCGTGGATTACACGCGGTTCCCCGACCGGCAATCGCTCGCCGACGAAGTGCTGCGGCGCAGGCTGTTGACGCCGGACGTGATCCGCGGCAAGCCGTGGGGCAAGATCGTAGATAGCCTGATCGGTGACTACGTCGAAAAGGCACTGATTGAGCCGACCTTCCTCTACGAGTATCCGCGCGACATCTCGCCGTTCGCCAAGAGCATCCCCGGCGACCCCAACACCGTCGAACGCTTCGAGGGATTCGTCGGCGGCATGGAACTGTGCAACGCCTTCAGCGAGCTGAACGACCCGCTCGAACAACGCCAGCGCTTCCTCGAAGAGGCCGTCAACGCCGAGGAGGGCGAAGCCAACCCAGTGGACGAAGACTACGTGCGCGCCTTGATGTATGGCATGCCGGTCACCGGCGGCTTCGGCATGGGGATTGACCGGCTGGTGATGATGTTCACCAATCGCGATTCGATTCGCGAAGTGCTGCTGTTCCCGGCCCTGCGGCAAGAAGAACGCGCGGCAGCCCACTGA
- the hetN gene encoding dehydrogenase, with protein MATRLFTFIGAAVSSAVVWKLLQPEFVQRSPSRFLASAEKGRDGRPPVALVTGASAGIGAAFARRLARAGYDLVLVARRKDRLDAQAGTLQQQHAIEAHALPADLANPDDIERVAGVAADLGEAGRLDLLINNAGFGTVGKYADLPFQSQLDMLRVHVTATMHLTKAALPGMLRRQRGGIINVASTAGWYPLSGNATYSATKRYLINFSESLQAELEGSGVCVQALCPGFTYSEFHDREPYRASGFRREQLPAFVWQTAEEVVEASLNALGREVVCIPGVHNRAIALIGNFTPRAIVNAAWRRMMPG; from the coding sequence ATGGCTACACGGCTTTTCACATTCATCGGCGCCGCCGTCAGTAGTGCGGTCGTCTGGAAGTTGCTACAACCGGAGTTCGTCCAGCGCAGCCCGTCGCGCTTTCTGGCATCTGCCGAAAAGGGGCGCGACGGCCGGCCGCCAGTCGCGTTGGTCACCGGCGCGTCGGCCGGCATCGGCGCGGCGTTCGCCCGTCGGCTGGCGCGCGCCGGCTACGACCTGGTGTTGGTCGCGCGGCGCAAAGACCGGCTTGACGCGCAGGCCGGCACACTGCAGCAACAGCATGCCATCGAGGCGCACGCGTTGCCGGCCGACCTGGCCAACCCGGACGACATCGAGCGCGTCGCCGGCGTTGCGGCGGATTTGGGCGAAGCCGGCCGGCTGGACTTGTTGATCAACAATGCCGGCTTCGGCACGGTGGGTAAGTATGCCGATCTGCCATTTCAAAGCCAGCTCGACATGCTTCGTGTGCATGTGACGGCGACCATGCATCTGACGAAGGCGGCATTGCCGGGCATGTTGCGGCGCCAGCGCGGCGGCATCATCAACGTCGCCTCGACCGCCGGCTGGTATCCCTTGTCGGGCAACGCGACCTACAGCGCGACCAAACGCTACCTGATCAACTTTTCGGAATCGCTTCAGGCGGAGCTGGAGGGCTCAGGCGTGTGCGTCCAGGCGTTGTGCCCCGGCTTCACCTATTCCGAGTTTCACGACCGGGAGCCGTATCGCGCCAGCGGCTTCCGGCGCGAGCAGTTGCCGGCGTTCGTATGGCAGACGGCGGAAGAGGTGGTCGAGGCGTCGCTCAATGCGCTGGGGCGCGAGGTGGTGTGTATCCCCGGCGTGCACAATCGGGCCATTGCGCTGATCGGCAACTTCACCCCGCGTGCGATCGTAAACGCGGCCTGGCGGCGCATGATGCCCGGCTGA
- a CDS encoding hypothetical protein (possible pseudo, frameshifted), which yields MPLRDLLGQRLGLPVYVGNDANLAALGEQRYGAGRGVRDMAYVTISTGIGAGVILDDRLILGHRGMATEIGHMVVNFDGPLDHAGVPGSLEGYAAGPGIAHAAQARLAGGAPSLMRELVGGDVAAITAREVVQAAEQGDPLAREVLAWAARIIGLGLVNLLHLFDPALIVVGGSVGLASERLLDMMRETIRRHAMPPYRGVPLVPAQLGDESGLLGAAALAWQQVSRT from the coding sequence ATGCCGCTGCGCGATTTGCTGGGCCAGCGGCTTGGGCTGCCGGTTTACGTGGGCAACGACGCCAACCTGGCGGCACTCGGCGAGCAGAGGTATGGCGCTGGGCGCGGCGTACGCGACATGGCCTACGTGACCATCAGCACCGGTATCGGCGCGGGTGTGATCCTCGACGACCGGCTCATCCTCGGCCATCGTGGGATGGCGACCGAGATCGGCCACATGGTGGTGAACTTCGACGGCCCGCTCGATCATGCCGGCGTGCCCGGCAGCTTAGAGGGATATGCGGCCGGCCCGGGCATCGCGCATGCGGCGCAGGCGCGGTTGGCCGGCGGCGCCCCTTCGCTCATGCGCGAGCTGGTCGGTGGTGACGTCGCCGCGATCACCGCGCGCGAGGTCGTCCAGGCGGCAGAGCAGGGCGATCCGCTGGCGCGGGAAGTCCTGGCCTGGGCAGCGCGGATCATCGGCCTGGGCTTGGTCAATCTGCTGCACCTGTTCGATCCTGCGTTGATCGTAGTCGGCGGCAGCGTCGGGCTGGCCAGCGAGCGCCTGCTCGACATGATGCGCGAGACGATCCGGCGCCACGCCATGCCGCCATATCGGGGCGTGCCACTCGTTCCCGCTCAGCTGGGCGACGAGAGTGGGCTGCTGGGCGCTGCGGCGCTGGCCTGGCAGCAAGTTTCAAGGACTTGA
- a CDS encoding aminotransferase: MRNFISQRVASVPPSGIRRFFDIAATMPDVISLGIGEPDFVTPAPILNEGIASLKRGETAYTSNSGTIELRRALSAHLARLYGVEYDPETELLITVGVSEAMYLALTAIVDPGDEVIVPQPCFVSYAPEVVFAGGSAIAIPTRVEHEFQVTGEEIAAHITPKTKAILIGYPNNPTGAVMSRARLMEIAQQAEQHDLVVISDEIYDRLVYGVAHVCFAALPGMKARTILLGGFSKDYAMTGWRIGYAAAPAELLAAMRKVHQYTIMSAPTTGQHAALVALKEGEAHVQRMVAEYDRRRKLIVSGCNALGLDCFEPRGAFYAFPSIAKTGMSDEEFAEKLLMEEQVAVVPGSAFGAGGAGYVRMAYAQSYEKIEQALERIRRFMQRHG; this comes from the coding sequence ATGCGCAACTTCATCTCTCAGCGCGTCGCATCCGTCCCCCCTTCCGGCATCCGGCGTTTCTTCGACATCGCGGCCACCATGCCGGATGTGATCTCGCTGGGCATCGGTGAGCCGGACTTCGTCACGCCGGCGCCGATCCTCAACGAGGGCATTGCCTCGCTCAAGCGCGGCGAGACGGCCTACACCAGCAACTCCGGCACGATCGAATTGCGCCGTGCGCTCAGTGCGCACCTTGCTCGACTCTACGGCGTGGAATACGACCCGGAGACCGAGTTGCTGATCACTGTCGGCGTGAGCGAGGCGATGTATCTGGCGTTGACGGCGATTGTTGACCCCGGCGACGAGGTGATCGTGCCGCAGCCGTGCTTCGTGTCCTATGCGCCGGAGGTGGTCTTCGCCGGCGGCTCAGCCATCGCCATCCCGACCCGCGTCGAGCATGAATTTCAGGTGACGGGCGAGGAGATCGCCGCGCACATCACGCCGAAGACCAAGGCGATCCTGATCGGCTATCCCAACAACCCCACCGGCGCAGTGATGAGCCGCGCGCGGCTGATGGAGATCGCCCAACAGGCGGAGCAGCACGACCTGGTCGTGATCAGCGACGAGATCTACGACCGGCTGGTGTACGGCGTCGCGCACGTGTGTTTCGCGGCGCTGCCGGGCATGAAGGCGCGCACGATCCTGCTGGGCGGCTTCAGCAAGGACTACGCGATGACCGGCTGGCGCATCGGCTATGCGGCGGCGCCGGCGGAGCTGCTGGCGGCGATGCGCAAGGTGCACCAATACACCATCATGTCTGCGCCGACCACCGGCCAGCACGCCGCGCTGGTCGCGCTCAAGGAGGGCGAGGCGCACGTGCAGCGCATGGTGGCCGAATACGACCGGCGGCGCAAGCTGATCGTGAGCGGCTGTAACGCGCTCGGGCTGGATTGCTTCGAGCCGCGCGGCGCGTTCTATGCCTTTCCGTCCATCGCCAAGACCGGCATGAGCGACGAGGAATTTGCCGAGAAGCTGCTGATGGAAGAGCAGGTCGCCGTGGTGCCGGGCAGCGCGTTCGGCGCGGGCGGCGCGGGCTACGTGCGCATGGCCTACGCCCAGTCCTACGAGAAGATCGAGCAGGCGCTCGAACGCATCCGCCGGTTCATGCAGCGGCATGGGTGA